The following is a genomic window from Chryseobacterium ginsenosidimutans.
TCCTAAAACATCTGTCCATGTAAATGCCAAAGCAACAGCCATTGCGATAATAATTGCCCAACGTCCGGTTCTTACCATTTCAATTTCGGTTGCATCTGCTTTCAGGTATTTTTTGTAGATATCCAAAGTGAAAATCGTGGAAATACTGTTTACTTTTCCTGCTAAAGAAGCCACGATTGCCGCCGTAAGTGCTGCCACTGCAAGACCTTTCAGTCCTGTCGGTAAAAATCCTAAAATAGCTGAATAAGCACCGTCTTTTACTCCGTTGAAACCAGGTAAATGCCCTTTTGTGTATAAAACATATGCTGCAATTCCAGGAAGCATTACAATAATCGGCATAAATAACTTTAAAAACCCTGCAAATAAAATCCCTGTTCTTGCGGTTTTCAGATCTGCTCCCAAAGCACGTTGCGTGATGTACTGGTTGCATCCCCAATAATTCAGGTTAACAATCCATTGTCCTGCAAAATACATTGCCAAACCGGGTAAAACCACATATTTCTGTACGTTCACGTTTTCAGGCATTGCCAACGTTGTGGTTGTGGTCGTTGGTTTATCCAGAATTAATTTAAAATGTTGTGGTGCCTCATTCATCAGGGTCTGAAAACCCACCAAAGCGTTTCCTACAGCTGCGCCATTGATTCTCTGATCAACAATCTGAAGTGCCATATAAACTGTTGCAAAACCTCCGATAATCAAAACTGCTACCTGAATAACATCGGTGTAACCGATTACTTTCATTCCGCCTAAACCAATAAGCAAAGCCATCAAAAGCAATCCTATCATAATAATATGAAGGTTGTCACCACCCAACAAAGTATCGATTGCCAATGCTCCCAGATAAAGAATTGAAGTTAAGTTTACAATTACATACAAAAACAGCCAAAAAACCGCCATAATCAGAGAAACTGATTTATTGTAACGGGTTTCCAGAAATTGGGGCATTGTATAAATTTTATTTTTAAGGTAAATAGGAATAAACCAAATGGCAATGATAATGAGGGCCACAGCTGCAAGCCACTCGTAAGCTGCAACAGCAATTCCCACGAAAAACCCTTCTCCACTCATCCCGATAAACTGCTCGGCAGAAATATTAGAAGCAATCAAACTGGCCCCAATCGCCCACCAGGTGAGAGAACCTTCTGCCAGAAAATAATCTTTACTGCCTGTAGCTGCGGATTTTTTTCTGTTGTAAATCCAGATTCCGTAACCGGCTACCACCACAAAATAAACAAGAAATATAATGATATCAATAGTTGCTAAGTTTCCCATAATTTATTTTTTAACTGAGAATTTATAAATCGTTTTAGTCTGATATTTTTGTCCGGGCTTCAGTTCTGTTGAAGGGAAAGAAGTTTGGTTTGGAGAATCCGGAAAGTGTTGTGTTTCTAAGCAAAACCCTGTTCTGAATTCATTTTTTCCGCCGGTTTTGGTATCAAATTTCCCGTCAAGAAAATTTCCGGAATAGAACTGAACGC
Proteins encoded in this region:
- a CDS encoding sodium:solute symporter family transporter, with the protein product MGNLATIDIIIFLVYFVVVAGYGIWIYNRKKSAATGSKDYFLAEGSLTWWAIGASLIASNISAEQFIGMSGEGFFVGIAVAAYEWLAAVALIIIAIWFIPIYLKNKIYTMPQFLETRYNKSVSLIMAVFWLFLYVIVNLTSILYLGALAIDTLLGGDNLHIIMIGLLLMALLIGLGGMKVIGYTDVIQVAVLIIGGFATVYMALQIVDQRINGAAVGNALVGFQTLMNEAPQHFKLILDKPTTTTTTLAMPENVNVQKYVVLPGLAMYFAGQWIVNLNYWGCNQYITQRALGADLKTARTGILFAGFLKLFMPIIVMLPGIAAYVLYTKGHLPGFNGVKDGAYSAILGFLPTGLKGLAVAALTAAIVASLAGKVNSISTIFTLDIYKKYLKADATEIEMVRTGRWAIIIAMAVALAFTWTDVLGIGGEGGFTFIQKYTGFISPGVFAMFLLGMFWKRTTGTAALVGVLLGFLLAIFFNSFAVDIFGKETWLYTAFTYEKMENGVIHTITEIPFLINMGWSFFITVAVMVMISLAGPKVNPKAFAIDSKMFKVDSRTLVMIVITVLLLTALYVRFW